The genomic interval GGTACGTAAGAGAGAAGCTCGTGTTATTACAATATTTCTTAACAGTAACTGGGTAGGTACCTAGCGTAgcttcaatttatttaattattttggaGAAAAACAGAAGATATGCTCGACGTCAATAGCATTCGTAAAGATAAGAGAGTCAAATGCTCACTAAAGTAAACATGAACCAACGCAAAATTGTTTATACTTAGTGATAATTacatataattatgtaggtgCCTACACATCATTATAACATTCTTTAAAATGTAGTAATTCATTGAATATTCAACTATAAAGCACCAGTCAGTATTTGTACATAATCATGAATCTACGTGTTTTAAAACTGTCAATTATGTGTACTATCATTCATTTAATTAGCATTAGTGTTTTAGCTGCAAGGTAAGCACCTAGTCACATTATGAATTGACAAAAAAATCTGATAGAATAAGATTTTGCTATTAGGTAGCTACATGCTACCTGTTAGCTCAATGTACGCAACTTGAATGCCTAGATAGGGACCTAGGACATAGGAAGCTGTCAAAGACAtaagtagcttttttttttttttttgttgacgctggggaatgcatttacgcatcccccccggagggagggtatgtgggactcgccggccgagaggcgaccggaatacccactaaaccccagcggcgctactgcgcgtcgcctggcgactgagtcacgggaacggccgaagcaaacaaccgcgacccagccagcgacgtctgccaaggcagaccctccaccggggacctgctcggtccccatcgacgcacctccgggacgcaccaacgaagtgcgtcccccgaccttgggacgcgcacgtcgcccgcgtcccatcctccgcttcatccactgtgccctctgctagtcagagggacacgcggagaaacctccccccctgccaggtcattagccatagccaacaatatctccgaagataaattattagccatgttaccggggcgcaccggcccgaacactgctcttcccctcggacgcatccaaaagggaccagcagcatccaggcacactgggaggttacctggctggcgccccaaagACATAAGTAGCTACTTGGcatttagtattttataaatgtttattaCTTAAGCTTTTATAAATTCCCGGGGAAACTTTGaaattccgggataaaagtagcctatgtccatccaggatgcaagttattAGCTATCTCATGTACCTATTAAACCTATAGACCtttgataggtacctaggtacctatcaaaGGTCTAGGGTCTAGGTAAGCGCGCTGTTAGGTTGTATCAAGTACCAGCAGGTCTaatattctatttaaaaatatttctaacggatgggtcgtgaaaaggtaacagacagtcACACACATTTCTACTAAGATTAATAAATTCGCTTGAGATGCTTGCCAGTCATATTTAATTGATGTACCTACAACTAGGCATCTATGCGTTTCAATTGTGAAAACTATTCCTATTGATtagaaatttaattattattttgcttatttttttacGTAGATAGATACTTAAATGTTTTGTAGATTTTCTTTAGTCATACCTAGTTCGTAGTTTTGGATTGACTTGGGCCGAACCGGAACAAATCGGACCAAACCGGGTAGCACCGGACCGAACCGGAAAATAATTTAAACCATTCGTTCATTTATCCATTACGAAatcaatagatacctacctacttaggtgacGATCTTCATATTTGATTTTGAAACTCATACTACCTAAGGATATGATCATCCATCATCAAAGCAAGAAGTTGTTGAGCGTTAGGTATAGTATTACAAATAGGAAACAGGTATGCTTGCCGATAATAAATCTAAGTAACTACTTACTCACTCAAATTAACATCTTGGCGTGATTAAGTAGTTGGTGCTGGTCAGTAGCATTCTGCTATGACAAGGCAAACGTGTTTGTTAAGTATACCTATCAATTACGTGGGTATagttttatagtaggtaggtataatattatgtagtcagGTTCTTTGATTCTGTCTGTTAAAATTCcctaaaaactactggaccgattttgatgcagTTTGCATACATAGGTATCACCACCTCGAAGcaggtttttttagattaacaGCTAACCTATCAGCGCTCAGAGGACAGTGCTGTCGTAGgttctttaattttttcagcGCGTTCAACAGTTGAACGAATTTAATAACTGTAGATTTGTTTTTCAGCAATGTTTCGCCACCAGCTAGGCAGTATTTGTTCGACTTCACAAAAACAGACGACGTGGATAATTGGCAAGAACAATCCGATACAGTGCGGAGTGTAGGCATGTCCAAAGCGGTGCTAGTTATACATAGGAATGCAGAGTTCAGGAGAGCTATATTTTTTGCATTGTTAAACCCTCAACCTAATGGTGCTGGGTTTGCTGGCATACGCGCACTTGGATCGTACGATTTGACGGGTCACACTAAACTGCAAATCCTTTGCCGAGGGCAAGGACAACATAACGGCTTCAAAGTTGTACTCAGACATAAAGGACTGAATGATGAACCTAATTATTCGTTCGAACAATACTTCCAGGTATGTATCCCGTGATAGTGTGACtgtattttcatacattttttagTTATGTGATGAATAATGTTGGCTAAATATGTACAGCGATGACTTGGCTCATTCCTCAATCTTTTCGTCTCCCAGTCGAAAGAAGATTGGCGAATTCCATAGAGTTTCAGACCCAAACTAACAGAACCGTGAGCCTCAAGCCCACGTTCACGAATCAAACTTCTCATGCTTATTCTAGTAAACCAGTCTAACaaaaacttcatcaaagtctatcaaataaagttgggagaaacaagatattcacttgtataatgtattgccatgtaatagttatttataatgtgtgcttgtgaataattatatttttgatccccatcttctaaaagtatcaggcttacacagaaaaatactctgaaaaatattattaaaattaaatgattcctgaatctgaacggtttttaaaaatgctgggtCCAAATTCGCCAACCTCCTTTCCGCGTCATGGTGTGTAGCTGCTGAAATCGTAGGTCTTTATTAGTAAAGCTCTAACTTTACGAATAACTAATTGTTTGTTTCAGGCCCCGAAAGACGAGTTTGCTATACGTGAATTACCTTTTTCGGAATTTAAAGCTTATTACAGAGGAAAACGTGTGGTTAACAACGAGACATTGGATTTATCTCAAGTATCCAGTATTGGTTTTCAAATGTATGGCGGAGTTTATCAACCAATCAAACAAAAAGGGCCAGCTACTTTGGAAATAGACTGGATACGAGCGGAATAAATGTTTATAGCTTTTTGTGACCTAAACCCATGCGGGTTTACaatttatacctacattatCCATGACTTATCGAAAGTACAAGTAACATTTTTGTCTATGtctttaaaaatcatttttcttCCGTGAAAAAATATTACCGGATTTtatctacttactaataaaacaTGCGCGGGCACATAAAAATATGACAACTAACCTCACGTGTAAGCGTTACCTATGCGTGTTTTGGTCACACAAgctattaagtatttatatcaATACACGGCGTTTACtattttacaattaatttaataagaatTAATGTACGAATAGAAATAATTActgaacttattttatttttttgctttttcttCCTTTTACATTCCCCACAGGCAGATACTGCCATCACGCAGGCCTTAACCTGACTATATACTCTATGCGCGAAAAGAAGttagtatgtttgtatgtacaTGTACGAATTACGATAGATAAAATCAAGTTTCAAAAGACAATCGAAATTCAATtctaaaatgttttcaaaaaaacactcgaaattaaattggaaaacatagttttatttGTGATTGGTTCGTCATATCATCTGCATTGATTTTAAACAGGTGATTCACTCAACTGTCTATCGCCACCTACATGGTAAGTTCACTCTGGATTGGTTCTATATAATAGACAGaggaaataaaactaaacagGCGTAGAGTGAAATCACATGTGTATTGCCTTAAATACAGAACACCACTAATAGATaacttattttcataataatttttataatagttcattattattattataggtcaAGGTTTATCTTTGTCGTGATGGTAGCAGGAGCGTGAGTGCAGTCATCGCGTCAGGGAATAGCGAGTGGTAGTTGATGAGCGGCACGTATGCTGCAGTGATCACTCTGCCAGCGAACCACCGGCCGTGCAGCGAGTTGACGGAGGCGACCGCGGTCGCTATCGTAGGGCACTTGCAGTACACATTCCCCTGGGGCGAGGCTTTGTCCACGTACACGTGCAACACTCCCCCGTGCTTGTTGCATTCGCTGATAACATCATCTCTGATTTCAATGTCCCAGTTTGGATTTGACTCTCTGGAAGAATAAAGATTTAATAAGTTTAATAACTTCCTTCTATATTATCggtctaaggctgagatttatagatgCGCGCTTTGACAGCGTTATTCGCTGGCgtgaatctgtctcgttttagctgaaaattaagtctaagctaagtcaaaaTGCGCACCATAAGTTTTAACCTTAGTCTGCACGGACTGCTAAGTTAAAAGGGAGCTTTTGTACTAAACAGACGagattataagaaaaaaatcagtcatgtgcgagtcggactcgcatacgaagcgaagggttccgtaccatggttcaaaaataacacaatttttttaaactttcatgGCGgttattatgaaatttttattatttgttgttaaaatgacaatagaaatacacatttagtgaaaatttcaacatttttaacctattacggttcacgaa from Maniola jurtina chromosome 1, ilManJurt1.1, whole genome shotgun sequence carries:
- the LOC123866147 gene encoding uncharacterized protein LOC123866147 isoform X2, with the protein product MNLRVLKLSIMCTIIHLISISVLAASNVSPPARQYLFDFTKTDDVDNWQEQSDTVRSVGMSKAVLVIHRNAEFRRAIFFALLNPQPNGAGFAGIRALGSYDLTGHTKLQILCRGQGQHNGFKVVLRHKGLNDEPNYSFEQYFQAPKDEFAIRELPFSEFKAYYRGKRVVNNETLDLSQVSSIGFQMYGGVYQPIKQKGPATLEIDWIRAE
- the LOC123866147 gene encoding uncharacterized protein LOC123866147 isoform X3; the encoded protein is MHQLETELKDCNVSPPARQYLFDFTKTDDVDNWQEQSDTVRSVGMSKAVLVIHRNAEFRRAIFFALLNPQPNGAGFAGIRALGSYDLTGHTKLQILCRGQGQHNGFKVVLRHKGLNDEPNYSFEQYFQAPKDEFAIRELPFSEFKAYYRGKRVVNNETLDLSQVSSIGFQMYGGVYQPIKQKGPATLEIDWIRAE